In one window of Pseudobdellovibrionaceae bacterium DNA:
- a CDS encoding YiiD C-terminal domain-containing protein, producing MAIISFVADTLTRLQYTWILRGFGLAKIPMLAFLWPKIESIEGSKVTVRIPLTKRSKNHVGSMYFGALACGADLSVGALALFHMRSLKISLHFVFKDFTAEFLKRATEDVLFICNEGDAIRDLVLQANNSGERVHATFNAFAALASSPHTPIAQFKLTLSLKNPNP from the coding sequence GTGGCTATAATTTCTTTTGTGGCAGATACACTCACTCGACTTCAATACACTTGGATTCTTCGCGGATTTGGCTTAGCCAAAATTCCCATGCTCGCTTTTTTGTGGCCAAAAATTGAGTCCATTGAAGGCAGCAAAGTGACTGTGCGAATTCCGTTAACCAAACGCTCAAAAAATCATGTTGGCTCCATGTACTTTGGAGCCTTGGCCTGCGGCGCCGATTTATCCGTAGGCGCCCTGGCTCTGTTTCACATGCGAAGTCTTAAGATTTCATTGCACTTTGTGTTTAAGGATTTTACCGCAGAATTTTTAAAGCGAGCCACTGAAGACGTCTTATTTATTTGTAACGAAGGGGATGCAATCAGAGATTTAGTTCTGCAAGCAAACAACAGCGGCGAAAGGGTGCACGCCACTTTTAATGCCTTTGCGGCTTTAGCTAGTTCTCCCCACACTCCCATTGCCCAATTCAAACTCACTTTGTCACTAAAGAATCCAAACCCTTAA
- a CDS encoding Na/Pi cotransporter family protein, which yields MASIDVWQFLAGLGLFLFGLIQLESSLKLIAGRSFKKFLRKQTGNMLKAILGGTVATAILQSSSVVMLMVLAFVGAGVLDLRHALGVILGSNLGTTFTGWIVAAVGFKVEVARVSLPLLTLGTLGAILFARLKILRQVFLLLAGLGFLFFGLDFMKAGMVDLAKVVDVSEFAAAPAVVFLVLGFVLTAFIQSSSAMMVITLSAIDAGVIPLQAAAAIVIGADLGTTTTAMLGSLGGIPEKKRVALAHFLFNLITDLTAFAVLVPLLQGLTSIVGVSDPLFTLVAFHSAFNFLGILLFIPFLGGFSRFLQNRFKDESDSVGVYLSKVPVTVPEAALEALYNEGRHLMGQVVSINSHVFKLTTSYSTWPSLPSEGGPTDLISSYSFTREYELLKRLEGEILSYVTHLQGEPLQPDESEKLARSLSVVRNSVQAVKCVKDIRHDLEEFESAIDDDVESQYQSFRFQIKEFYEALDAIFQVKEASVVFEELAQLLKLSREQYDQVMRSVHKFNGQARLGEGMVSEVLNVNRELYLSKKATILASKDLLLSVTAARDFDSLPHA from the coding sequence ATGGCATCCATTGATGTGTGGCAGTTTTTAGCTGGCCTCGGACTATTTCTTTTTGGTCTTATTCAGCTTGAAAGTTCGTTAAAGCTAATCGCCGGGCGATCCTTTAAAAAATTTTTGCGAAAGCAAACAGGCAACATGTTAAAGGCCATTCTCGGCGGAACGGTAGCCACCGCCATTCTGCAAAGCAGCAGTGTTGTGATGCTGATGGTGCTGGCATTTGTCGGCGCCGGCGTGCTGGATTTGCGCCATGCCTTGGGTGTGATACTTGGCTCAAATTTGGGCACAACTTTTACGGGTTGGATTGTGGCCGCTGTAGGTTTTAAAGTGGAGGTAGCTAGAGTCTCATTGCCTCTACTTACGTTGGGGACACTGGGCGCCATTTTGTTTGCGAGGCTTAAGATTTTGCGGCAGGTGTTTTTGCTGCTGGCGGGTCTTGGGTTTTTATTTTTTGGCCTCGACTTTATGAAAGCCGGGATGGTGGACTTGGCAAAAGTGGTGGATGTGTCCGAGTTCGCTGCGGCACCCGCTGTAGTTTTTCTCGTTCTCGGTTTTGTGCTGACGGCCTTCATACAATCAAGCTCCGCCATGATGGTGATCACCCTGAGTGCGATCGACGCCGGAGTCATCCCACTGCAGGCCGCGGCGGCCATTGTGATTGGTGCCGATTTAGGAACAACAACCACTGCGATGTTGGGGTCATTGGGCGGTATACCAGAGAAAAAACGAGTGGCATTGGCCCACTTTCTTTTTAATCTCATCACAGATTTAACCGCTTTTGCGGTTCTAGTTCCGCTGTTGCAAGGGCTCACCTCTATTGTAGGGGTATCTGATCCTCTTTTTACGCTGGTGGCTTTTCACAGTGCCTTTAACTTTTTGGGCATTTTATTGTTTATTCCGTTTCTTGGGGGATTTTCTCGGTTTTTGCAGAATCGATTCAAGGACGAGAGCGACAGCGTGGGGGTGTATTTATCAAAGGTACCTGTTACGGTTCCTGAGGCGGCGCTTGAGGCGTTGTATAACGAAGGCCGGCATTTGATGGGTCAGGTGGTGTCTATTAACAGCCATGTTTTTAAGTTGACCACTTCGTATTCCACCTGGCCAAGTCTGCCCTCAGAAGGCGGTCCCACCGATTTAATATCTAGTTATAGCTTTACACGAGAGTACGAGTTACTAAAGCGCCTTGAGGGCGAGATCCTTTCTTATGTGACGCACCTTCAGGGTGAACCTCTGCAACCCGACGAGTCCGAGAAATTGGCTCGGTCGTTGTCTGTTGTTAGAAACAGTGTGCAAGCTGTAAAATGTGTCAAGGACATTCGTCACGACCTCGAAGAGTTCGAAAGTGCCATAGATGACGACGTGGAGTCTCAGTATCAAAGTTTTCGGTTTCAAATCAAAGAATTCTACGAAGCTTTAGACGCAATTTTTCAAGTGAAAGAAGCGTCGGTAGTATTTGAAGAGTTGGCGCAATTGTTAAAACTAAGTCGCGAACAATACGACCAGGTCATGCGATCCGTTCATAAATTCAATGGGCAAGCGAGGCTTGGAGAAGGCATGGTGTCTGAGGTTCTCAACGTCAATCGTGAGCTCTATTTATCTAAGAAAGCCACAATCTTAGCTAGCAAGGACCTGTTGTTGTCAGTAACGGCAGCAAGAGATTTTGATAGTTTGCCTCATGCCTAG
- the thpR gene encoding RNA 2',3'-cyclic phosphodiesterase, which yields MQQKRLFFGIPMGSDLGLAFQDTMKKLKANADKKNIEVQWVPEENLHITLRFLGETPVDRISDLVGLVEPILSDTAGFSLKVQGLGAFPDDNHARVLWAGVQNKLALRHLQSAMDEAVLEWGGEEDAREFHPHLTVGRIRKTRSVRDLFSPFVRKKFGALSAKEVWLFESVQRRDFAPEYRPVHKFLLKPIEVEDEI from the coding sequence ATGCAGCAAAAACGTTTGTTCTTCGGTATTCCGATGGGAAGTGATTTGGGGCTGGCCTTTCAGGACACCATGAAAAAGCTTAAGGCCAATGCAGATAAGAAAAATATTGAAGTTCAATGGGTACCTGAAGAAAATTTACATATCACTTTAAGGTTTTTGGGAGAAACGCCCGTAGATAGAATTTCAGACCTTGTGGGTTTAGTTGAGCCGATCTTAAGCGATACGGCAGGCTTTTCACTAAAGGTGCAGGGCCTCGGTGCTTTTCCGGATGACAATCATGCCCGCGTGCTGTGGGCGGGCGTCCAAAATAAATTGGCTCTTCGCCATTTACAATCGGCCATGGATGAGGCGGTTTTAGAGTGGGGCGGAGAAGAAGACGCACGAGAGTTTCACCCACACCTCACCGTGGGACGTATCCGAAAAACAAGAAGTGTCAGAGATTTGTTCTCGCCCTTTGTGCGAAAAAAATTTGGTGCGCTTTCGGCCAAAGAAGTCTGGCTTTTTGAGAGTGTTCAGCGTAGAGATTTTGCCCCAGAATACCGTCCTGTTCACAAATTTTTGTTAAAACCTATTGAAGTCGAGGATGAAATTTAA
- a CDS encoding adenosylcobalamin-dependent ribonucleoside-diphosphate reductase, with protein MKKNNSPESPFKISLSQHIWQQKYRWVESGEVRDQTIEDTWQRVARALAANEVNKVNWQDAFLKALQSFSFLPGGRILANAGTTHRATLLNCFVMGTLGDSMEGIFEGLKEGALTMQQGGGVGYDFSPLRPKGFLAHATGRVASGPVSFMRIWNTMCATILTVGARRGAMMATLRCDHPDIEDFITAKSFSGELKHFNLSVLVTDAFMQAVEKDEMWLLVFPVEKGDDAAGEYVERRWSGQSEVTRCRVCRKIRARDLWKKILKQTYEYSEPGVLFIDRINQQNNLWYDEQITATNPCGEIPLPPYGACNLGSVNLTQFILDPFRSSAAFDFAKLQSMIGVYVRMLDNVLDISHYPLGQQRAQVLKARRIGLGLTGLGDALTMLNLNYGDDKACEWASSVMKMICHEAYRASIQLAQEKGSFPQFDRAKFLEGAFVQTLPLDIQQGIFDFGLRNSHLTAIAPTGTISLLANNVSSGIEPIFATEYSRKILQQNDRFKDYVVRDFARQIWEEVYPGAPMPQHMVTAYDLSPKVHLKMQAALQPYVDNSISKTINVPKALSFDDFAMVYDWAFKLNLKGCTTYRESDVRGSVLSSGPS; from the coding sequence ATGAAGAAAAACAATTCGCCAGAATCTCCCTTTAAGATCAGTCTGTCCCAACACATTTGGCAACAAAAGTACCGTTGGGTGGAGTCGGGTGAAGTGCGCGATCAAACCATCGAAGATACCTGGCAGCGAGTGGCCAGGGCGCTGGCCGCCAACGAAGTGAACAAAGTCAATTGGCAAGATGCATTTTTAAAGGCGCTTCAGAGTTTTTCTTTTCTGCCAGGGGGCCGCATTCTGGCCAATGCCGGCACCACTCACAGAGCCACATTGTTAAATTGTTTTGTTATGGGAACCCTAGGGGACTCTATGGAAGGGATCTTTGAGGGGCTCAAAGAAGGGGCTCTCACCATGCAGCAAGGTGGTGGTGTGGGTTATGATTTTTCACCGCTTCGACCAAAGGGCTTTTTAGCGCATGCGACCGGTCGAGTGGCCTCGGGGCCTGTTTCATTTATGAGAATATGGAACACCATGTGCGCCACAATTCTGACAGTGGGGGCCCGGCGCGGAGCGATGATGGCCACACTTAGGTGTGATCATCCGGATATCGAAGATTTTATTACCGCAAAAAGTTTTTCTGGGGAGCTGAAACATTTCAACCTCTCGGTATTGGTCACCGATGCATTTATGCAAGCCGTAGAAAAAGACGAAATGTGGCTTTTGGTGTTTCCTGTGGAGAAGGGAGACGACGCTGCCGGGGAGTATGTGGAACGCCGGTGGTCGGGTCAGAGTGAGGTGACCAGGTGCCGTGTTTGTAGAAAAATTCGGGCTCGGGATTTGTGGAAAAAAATATTAAAGCAGACTTACGAGTATTCAGAGCCGGGTGTTTTATTCATCGATCGTATCAATCAGCAAAACAACTTGTGGTACGACGAGCAAATCACGGCCACCAATCCTTGTGGTGAAATACCGCTTCCGCCTTATGGTGCTTGTAATTTGGGTTCAGTGAATCTGACGCAGTTTATTCTAGACCCCTTTCGGTCATCGGCGGCCTTTGATTTTGCCAAACTCCAATCGATGATTGGCGTGTATGTTCGCATGCTGGATAATGTGTTAGATATTTCTCACTATCCGTTGGGTCAGCAAAGAGCGCAAGTTCTAAAGGCTCGGCGAATTGGGCTCGGACTGACGGGTTTAGGCGATGCCTTGACCATGTTGAACCTTAATTATGGTGACGATAAGGCTTGTGAGTGGGCGTCCTCAGTTATGAAGATGATCTGCCATGAGGCCTATCGGGCTTCGATTCAGTTGGCTCAAGAAAAAGGGAGTTTCCCGCAGTTTGACCGCGCCAAGTTTTTAGAGGGGGCTTTTGTTCAAACTCTGCCTTTGGATATTCAGCAAGGAATATTTGATTTTGGATTGCGAAACAGTCACCTCACGGCCATTGCTCCAACGGGAACGATCAGTTTATTGGCAAATAATGTATCCAGTGGCATTGAACCAATTTTTGCTACAGAATATTCAAGAAAAATTTTGCAACAAAATGACCGCTTTAAAGATTATGTGGTGCGCGATTTCGCCAGGCAAATTTGGGAAGAGGTATATCCAGGTGCCCCGATGCCTCAGCATATGGTCACGGCTTATGATTTGTCTCCAAAAGTCCATTTGAAAATGCAGGCCGCCCTTCAGCCTTATGTGGATAATTCCATTTCTAAAACGATCAATGTGCCAAAGGCTTTGAGCTTCGACGACTTTGCCATGGTCTATGATTGGGCGTTCAAGTTGAACTTAAAAGGTTGCACCACTTACAGAGAAAGTGATGTGCGTGGCTCCGTCTTATCAAGTGGGCCATCATAG